A single region of the Lotus japonicus ecotype B-129 chromosome 4, LjGifu_v1.2 genome encodes:
- the LOC130711846 gene encoding uncharacterized protein LOC130711846 encodes METEKANSIQTYNLLSAIPKTFRILEIIVAVMLLSWTLTRLPSALTVSAGFLSCLAASPLFIFAVSNAIIAALIAQSGRFSAQTAADDAAAGLHREFLNSRNSVPDPPSPADAPECQDKEVIISETVPDTNAGVGSDVVSYRRSESKEEVITETVQDSAVADAGVGSDVVSYRRSQSEKWKRAARRKELRRSETEKQRENGGDEILYPQDELSNEEFQRTIDAFIAKQMRFLREESSAIVVQKPC; translated from the coding sequence ATGGAAACAGAGAAAGCCAACTCCATTCAAACCTACAATCTCCTCTCCGCCATCCCCAAAACCTTCCGCATTCTGGAAATCATCGTCGCCGTTATGCTCCTCTCCTGGACCCTCACGCGCCTCCCCTCCGCCCTCACCGTCTCCGCCGGTTTCCTCAGCTGCCTCGCCGCTAGCCCTCTCTTCATCTTCGCCGTCTCCAACGCCATCATCGCCGCTTTAATCGCCCAATCCGGCCGCTTCTCCGCCCAAACCGCCGCAGATGACGCCGCCGCCGGACTCCACCGCGAGTTCCTCAACAGCCGCAACTCCGTCCCTGATCCTCCCTCTCCCGCCGACGCTCCGGAGTGCCAGGACAAGGAGGTCATCATCTCCGAGACGGTACCGGATACAAACGCCGGAGTGGGTTCCGATGTTGTTAGTTACCGGCGGAGCGAATCCAAGGAGGAGGTTATCACCGAGACGGTTCAGGATAGTGCGGTTGCGGACGCCGGAGTTGGTTCTGATGTGGTGAGTTACCGGCGGAGCCAGTCGGAGAAGTGGAAAAGAGCGGCGCGACGGAAAGAGCTCCGGCGATCGGAGACGGAGAAGCAGCGAGAAAACGGCGGCGATGAAATCTTGTACCCGCAGGATGAGCTGAGCAATGAGGAGTTCCAGCGCACCATAGATGCGTTCATCGCCAAGCAAATGAGGTTTCTGAGGGAAGAGTCTTCCGCCATTGTTGTTCAGAAACCATGTTAG